One Thamnophis elegans isolate rThaEle1 chromosome 2, rThaEle1.pri, whole genome shotgun sequence genomic window, GATCGCGTGCTCTTCTGTTTCCCGTAAACTAGAATTCCCTCCCCTTCCAAGCGGAATTTCCTCCTCTAGTTCTAATAGGTTCTCCAGGAACTAAAAAGCCAACCGATCGGATCTTGGATCTCAAAATAAAAACGGAAGTCCTCCTTTACCGTAGACATTTTCATTCTACCCCACACGTGGCAGATTCtccctttctggaaaaaaaagagaagattccCCCAGCCCTGCAGTGCAGGTGCGAAGGGGATTCTGAACAGAAGGGGTGTGATCATCTATCTACCCCTCTGATCAACTTCTCCAGGCATCACACCATCAGCATCTCCCCCAAACCTCACGTACTTTGGTCTGGGTAAATTGgtggacacaaacacacacctgccAGTTCGTTGTAGCATCAGTGTTGAGAAAGGAAACCCTTTGTTAGTGCACAATTGCTGAAAATGCGCCCCTTCTAGAGAAGAGGTGGAATTGCCGCCGAAATACGGAAGCCGCCGACATCTCCCTGGGAAAAGGAAGAGCCCACTAAGAATCCACAGAGGTCCACTTGAGGAGGATCTCAGGAATTGCCTTCTGTGTGGATTCGCTGGTGACTAATGAGGTTTGAGCTCTGagtaaagcttttcccacagtccAGACACCGGTACGGcttctctcccgtgtgagtccGTTCGTGCGCCACCAGGCTGGAACTGCCCCGGAAACTTTTCCCGCAGACGGAGCACTGGAACGGTTTCTCCCCGGTATGGATTCGCTGGTGAGTAATGAGGTGGGATTTGTAACTGAAGCTTCTCTCGCACACCACGCACTGGAATGGCTTTTCCCCCGTGTGGATCCTCCGGTGTGCGCTGAGGCGCGAGCTgacactaaagcttttcccacactccCCGCACTGGTACGGTTTTTCGCCCGTGTGGATTCTCTCGTGGCTCACCACCTCAGAGCTACGGAGAAAACTCTTCCCGCAAAAGGAGCAGCGgaagggtttctctcccgtgtgcgCCCTCTCGTGGGCCAGGAGATCGGAGCTCTCGCTGAACGTTTTCCCGCAGTCCAAGCAGACAAAAGGTCTTTCTCCCGTGTGGCTCCTTTGGTGCTTCCGAAGCCGAGAGCTAACGCTGAAGGTCTTCCCGCACTCGGCGCACTCGTATGGCTTTTCCCCCGTGTGGATTCTCTGGTGGCTGTTGAGGTACGAGCTCTGGCTGAAGCTTTTCCCGCACTCCAAGCACTTGTAAGGTTTTTCTCCCGTGTGGATCCGGTGGTGGGTAATGAGGTTGGAGATGTCGCTGAAGCTTTTCTCGCACACCGAGCACTGGTACGGCTTGTCCCCCGTGTGGATCCGCTGGTGACTCACGAGACCCGAATTGCGGCGGAAACTTTTGCTGCAGTACAGACATTTGtagggtttctctcccgtgtgggtCCGCTCGTGAGCGATCAGCCCGGACTTCACGCTGAAACTCTTGGCACAATGGGAACACTTGTAGGGCTTCTCGCCCGTGTGGGTTCTCCGGTGGGCGATGAGACTGGAGCTGACGCTGAAGCTTCGTCCGCACTCCGAGCAGGTGTAAGGTTTCTCGCCCGTGTGGGTCCTCTCGTGGACAATCAGGCGCGAACGAAGACTGAAACACTTTCCGCACACCGAGCATTTGTGGACTTTTTCCCCTGCGTGATCAGAACCCTGGCTGAAAGTTTCTTTGCATATGATGATCTTGACAGCTGGTTCATcatctgtgtttttcttttctgttgggGCGACGCTGAGATGTTTGTAACCCTCCACCAAAGAAATGGAGTTTTGAGCCCTCTTCCTTGGAGGTTTTCTCAAGCCAGCATGTTCTGGCTTCTGCTGGCTTTCAGAGATGGCTCCTTGCTCATCTGAAATGGGAAGGGAATCCGGAGTGCCTCCCTCGGATGCCTCGGGCAGCATCTCAGGTTCTCGCCTTGCCTGCTGGGGGATCCCAGCGTCGTTTTCACTCGCGCAGAGATCATCTAAAAGGAACCCCAATAAATTTGGACCAACGTTAGTATAAAATTGTTCTAGTTCTGTTCTTTCAAACCAAAAGGGCAAATGaggaaatagcaacagcacttacatTCAGGGgtgacttcaaaaatttcagcaaggggttctctgcccggttgctgggtgggcgtggacattgtgggcgtggcctagtcggtctCCTGTaccaggggaggggggaggcatttttgccttccccggggTCCGGAGGctttctgttttccccctccccgagcctttCAATCAATAGGATAGTATGAGCCTGGTCTATAAGtcatatgactgtaactttgttgctttatccttacgatttatattgattgtttcctaatatgatttgattgcttatttgtatcctatgatgATCATTagatgttgtaccttatgattcttgatgaatgtatcttgtctttttatgtacactgacagcatatgcaccaaagacaaattccttgtatgtccaatcacacttggccaataaataattctatttctattctattcctatttcattctattctattcatatcccattccatctattctgttctattccattcctatttcatactattctattctattcttattctatttctattctattcctatttcattctaattctatttctatttcatcctattctgttctaattctattctatccctatttcattctcttcttttctattctaactctattctattcctattctagtcTGATGGATTGATTTCCCAGCTGCAattctgggaaaggtggaaagaaagagaagaagagagacacCGGCAGTGAAGGAGATGAACTCTATTACAGAGGTGATGTTGGCCCCAGTTATCATTGACAatgtgaataataaaatatctcaacattaagcctcttttttttaatggagacaTTTTTCTTGCAAACTGGTGGCAAATTATCTTTTAACAATCACACAGAAAAATTTCCTCCATGATCTTCTCGCTCAACCTGATCCTtcaagtcaggggtgaaatcaacttaccttcgctaccagtttgcaaatgtgagtgcacgggccacccccgtgcatgcacaggactgtccgcgcatgcgcagagcgtcaaaaacggACGTGATGACGTCCAGGAGGGTGCATAGAGCCCGCTACTGAGagcgcctgcaaaggtaagtaaaaCAGCGATGGGGTGAGTAGAATCCGCTatgccacgcgatttagattagctagaaaacagaaaatccttcttttctagctaatataaatcgtgcgtcGAAGTTGATGGGTCAGAAATACTGGTTCGTCCGAACCgttagcattttttaactactggttcgggtgaactggtctgaaccggtagcatttcacccctgcttcagcTCTTCCAATGGTGCTTCATCACCACTGTAACCGAGCCCATCCTGTTTGGTGCTAGTcgcctcccttcttctctttccttccaccttcacAGGCTTCTGAGAGTTCTGAACAGACATCACGTGTCCAGAATAGAATAATTTGAGTCTTTTGTGCCTCAACTGAGAACCATTTTTCCTGTCTGCCTGATGAGGCCTTCGTTTACTCCCAAAGCTTACCTTTAATTGAATTGGACTATTGTTAATTGGCACAAGTTCTCCATGTTCAAGAGGTGTTATGATAAgttataattggatatgaatattgaatggtacccatgaaaggaagattagaaatccttttggattatatacaaaagttaataaaaaagaattacgttagatacagttaagttttgattattagggggaaaattttatgatacaggatatagtcaaataaaggagggatattgacaacctatatatatatgtatgagtataatataaggaaactagatgaaaattgccaacagcgatttggaaaggtggattagaaaactttgttattaagtattatggatgtttagctagaataggacataaggattcagtgttattggaggattttagaaatattaaatgaaatgccagtatgtggttatgtattaaatcttggtatattttatgatgaaggatgtttaaacaattatagtcaaatgaaaatggaggtatgatgatggtagcatgtataaatatctgagttaaaatacttgagttaatatgaattatgcttgatgacttcgGTAGAGATGCACAAAAAACTTTTGtcaccaactgatacactttctacagtatgtaaagaaggaagattttatgtgttgtgtttgttttgaaaataaaaataaattctatttttttaaaaaaagaggaagatatTCCCAGCctaaatgaatgaaatggaatTTGGGTGCAGGAGAATCTCCCGTCAGAAGGTTCTGAGGCGAAGCGATGCGCTTCAGGGGACTTTGAATGCCACGCGGGTTGTGTCTCACCTAAAGACAAGTTCTCCAGAGGCTGCTCCTGTTTAACCTCCAAACACCGTTGACTCTGCTCAATGTCTGGCAAGATTTGGTCGCTGGTCTTTGGGGAGCTCGCCCCCGTCTCCTCAAACAACTCAGGCACCTGGAAAAGCAGGAGAAATCCCATTCAAGGATGAGGAGATCAGAGTTGACTGGAAACGTTCCATAACTGTGACcaatgacatccccccccccccaacttaaaAATCATTGAGAGCAATTAtttctccaacttggcaacttttaaaacaggtggacttcaactcccagaattcctcaaccaaccGGCtgtatggggaattctgggagttgaagtccacgtcttaatgttgccaaacttaaaaaaacaaacaaaaaaaaaacactgatctagagaaaTAAGTAGTTCTTGACATATGACTACCACCAGGACCAGAAATGTATGGTTAAGAAATAGGGTGGTTAAACGAGGCAACGTGTGactgtgcccaattttatgagcTTCTTACCACAGTCGTGAAGCGAACCACCACGGCTGTTAAGCAAGACACCAGGTGACTATGCTTTGCAACCTTTCGAATTGCTGACTTTGTTGGAAATCGAGTGGGGAGGTgccaaaaggtgatcatatgaccctgggatgctgcatcCTTCGTAAACGCCAGCCTGTTGCCCAGTGCCCAAATCACCATCGCAtgggccatggggatgctgtgacaatTGCATGTTCACAGCTAAGGCAAGCCCCCCTTTTTTTAGTGTTGATGTATCTTCGAATGGCcgttaaatgaatggtcgtaagcaaggactgcctgtacccaGCAGGAGGTTAGATAAACAGAGGACAATTCTAAATATCTTGGATTCCCTCTTCAGAATTAAGTAGCAATTAGTTTTAccttaatttttctctttctctgttattttaaaaactgttaaAACGAGGGGCAGGAACTTGCTTTCTTCCTCAGCCCGCCCCATAGATCAGAGttcaccaggggtgggcttcaaaaattgaagCAATGGTTTTCTGCCCCGTTACTGACTGGGCGTGGCCtcgttggcctcctgcaccacggtggaggcggggggggggggcatttttcaccctccccaggctctggacgttttctttgagcctctgggagagtgaaaactgcttcccctgggctctggaggccctccagaggccagaaataggGCTGTTACCGGACATCCagaacctcctcttcctccccccccatccccaagcctctgtgtgtgccctgcacttacctggcatgatgaatgggcagCGTGGATACTCCTGGGAGGGACTGGATGGGATGGGAGAAActgcatggccagccaggggtagcaTTTGGATGTttaccaaactgggcagaatcatAGCTAGAGGAGGGCCTGAACCCGTGCAAACTTTTCTACATTGGCAGCCCAaaatgtttggggagggggggagagcagATGATTTAGTGGGAGGGGCCATCTCATGTGTGTGTGAGCACCCAAGATTTTTGTGGCGACACTTGCACGAGCGGAGCCATAAGTGCCCACGATGCTTGTATACAGGACAGCCATTCACGTGGCCCAGTGGAGATTAGGCCACGGCCCAAGGTTGGGGAACATTGGTGCAATTCTTTCCTTGCGTGTCATACCATTGACATTATAAGCAGCTATCATTCCACAGAATTACAAACCTTATTCTTATTGACttctaaagatacagaaggatcttgacaaacttggacactgggcactatctaataaaatgaaattcagtggtgaaaagagtaaggttctacatttaggcaacaaaaacgaaatgcataggtacagtataggtggtacctcgttcaacagcagtaactgtgagagagatcttggaatcctagtggacaaccatttaaatatgagccagcagtgtgtagcagctgccaaaaaagccaacacagttctaggctgcataaacagagggatagaatcaagatcatgtgaagtgttaataccactttataatgccttggtaagtcacacttggaatactgctctcagttttggtcaccacgatgtaaaaaggatgtggagactctagaaagagtgcagagaagagcaacaaagatgattaggggactggagactaaaacatatgaagaacggttgcaggaactgggtatatctagtttaatgaaaagaaggactagaggagacatgatagcagtgttccaatatctcaggggttgccacaaagaagagggagtcatactattctccaaggcacctgagggtagaacaagaagcaatgagtggaaactaatcaaggagagaagcaacttagaagcgaggagaaatttcctgacagaacaattaatcagtggaacagcttgcctccagaagttgtgaattccccaacaatggaagtctttaagaagatgttggatagccatttgtctgaaatggtatagggtttcttgcctaggctagaaggactagaagacctccaaggtcccttccaactctattgtattatattgactAAAGATCCAGATAAACATGATTGAACAACTGTTAAAAAACTTCAGGATGCAGAAGGTTGATCAATTCAGTTGCaatctatttggggggggggggagagcagatCTGATTCAATACCCCCTTAAGGAGGAATCCCATCCCAAAGTGTTTCAACCTTCAAATGTTTTCACGCTTGGAGTGCAGAAGCTTAATCATGCAAAACAAATCTATTCTTCTGAAAATCTATTACCTGCTGAGTCTGTCTCTCAACTTCTTGTTGGCTCAAGAGGAAGTCTTCAGCCAGAGTCACTGCCTGGGCACAAGTCTCAGGGCAGCCATCTTTGACCCAGCCCTGGATCTCCCTGGGCAGGATGGCCAAGAACTGCTCCAGGATCAGCAGCTCCAGGATCTGCTCCTTGGTGTGCCTCTCCGGCTTCAGCCACCGGTGGCACAAGAACCAGAGACGGCTGCAGGCTTCCCGGGGACCATCAACCTCTCGGTATAAGAACCGCCGGAAATGCTGCCGCTGGACTTCGGTGCTGATCGCATCCACCCGCAAGACGGCCGCCTTCACTTTCCCGTAGTCTCCAATCTCCTTGTCCTCAAATGCTTCCCCTTCGTCTTTGAGGCCTGGGATGAGCTGGGACATCCATTTCCCCGGGTGAGTGTTGATTGCCTTTTCGATGGAGGTCAGAAATAAATCGTCCCAGCGTTGGGAAGCCGGGAACGGAGCATGCTCGGGTTGAGATGGAGACCTTTCCTCCATCCCTGGGGCATCTTTTCCGGGCGATGTTTTCTCTTCGTTTTTTAGCAGGCCAACATGGTTGCTCAACTCCGTTCCCTCAGAAACATCTCCAGGACTTGCCACACTCTGTCCTTCTGCTTTCTCCTCCTGCTGTACCACTGGGAGATAATCCTGTTGATCACGGGGACTCATCAAGTCTTCCTCTGCCTCCTTGGAGGCCATTTCAACTCCTCCAGGCCAGCGTGACTTTAGTCCAGCTCggtttcctcccttccctttcaatTCTTTGGGTCTACTGGCGTTGGGTCCCAATTGGGTTGAGGTGAGAAAAGTCCAACCTTGGTCGGCTTGCCGCCACTCAAGAAATCTGCCTGCCACAAAGACATAAGGGTCATTACATTGGGTTATTTAAAAGAGCTGAGATAGAAGAAGCCTTCTCCAATCTGGGCACGCActagacttcatttcccagaattctccaggcagcatgGCTAttgcagagaattctgggagcatAGATATTGGTCTCAATTCGGGCCATGCTGACTGGACACTGACAATGGAtcccagagttctccagtcacggctgaaaattctgggagtacatattgtatttttcggagtataagatacaccttcccccccccccccaaaaaaagaggctgaaaatctgggtgtgtcttatacagcatttttgtctcctgaaacctGTATAAAATGCATCCTTTTCctgcaaaaaagaggctgaaaatttgggtgcgtcttatacactgaatatagcattttttgcctcctgacaccctgtccccttcaccaaaatggccatgcggaGCTTTAGGAACCTtgcagagtgatcctgggggctggggggggcagaaatgagaaaaaaaatgggcct contains:
- the LOC116502493 gene encoding zinc finger protein 850-like, whose translation is MPQSMEREKIWNLPSDTSNTLKNHQRTHECSECGKSFALHSLLLTHRKVNVGSGSSQGLEGEKSFSGTDTKDLSPPTLKPYKCEECGLCFSQNSILFKHQKIHTGEKPYQCLECGDFFREKLTLRNHERIHTREKPYKCWECGKSFSQKSNLWIHDKTHVGIKSYKCFDCGKCFTRSSVLRTHEKTHTGEKNEKCLECGKYFTQKSTLLRHQRLHTGERPYECPECEKQFMYSYELQRHQKWHKGDLPYKCGECGKSFNSPGVLQIHQRIHTGEKPYKCGECGKCFPQKQQLKRHQRLHTGEKPYRCGECGKCFAHNGDLWRHRKTHTGEKPYQCTECGQFYCTSSALKSHMKIHTEEKNYKCLDCGRAFAHSSHLRRHSRIHTGEKPHKCSRCDQCFARKDYLVKHQQIHTGEEPYKYLEWGKCFAQPSACQMHTRLHTGEVKTIEVVAGQKGREEIRGADLWPPSPFRWLEGEEKRGELQRERGGKEREKRDWWVATPGFAFSPVPGKTRVRCCCRGDSLLEAQSYSWPKGSGTLEEYHFLPTYLPAPLTSMGFYSRFLEWRQADQGWTFLTSTQLGPNASRPKELKGKGGNRAGLKSRWPGGVEMASKEAEEDLMSPRDQQDYLPVVQQEEKAEGQSVASPGDVSEGTELSNHVGLLKNEEKTSPGKDAPGMEERSPSQPEHAPFPASQRWDDLFLTSIEKAINTHPGKWMSQLIPGLKDEGEAFEDKEIGDYGKVKAAVLRVDAISTEVQRQHFRRFLYREVDGPREACSRLWFLCHRWLKPERHTKEQILELLILEQFLAILPREIQGWVKDGCPETCAQAVTLAEDFLLSQQEVERQTQQVPELFEETGASSPKTSDQILPDIEQSQRCLEVKQEQPLENLSLDDLCASENDAGIPQQARREPEMLPEASEGGTPDSLPISDEQGAISESQQKPEHAGLRKPPRKRAQNSISLVEGYKHLSVAPTEKKNTDDEPAVKIIICKETFSQGSDHAGEKVHKCSVCGKCFSLRSRLIVHERTHTGEKPYTCSECGRSFSVSSSLIAHRRTHTGEKPYKCSHCAKSFSVKSGLIAHERTHTGEKPYKCLYCSKSFRRNSGLVSHQRIHTGDKPYQCSVCEKSFSDISNLITHHRIHTGEKPYKCLECGKSFSQSSYLNSHQRIHTGEKPYECAECGKTFSVSSRLRKHQRSHTGERPFVCLDCGKTFSESSDLLAHERAHTGEKPFRCSFCGKSFLRSSEVVSHERIHTGEKPYQCGECGKSFSVSSRLSAHRRIHTGEKPFQCVVCERSFSYKSHLITHQRIHTGEKPFQCSVCGKSFRGSSSLVAHERTHTGEKPYRCLDCGKSFTQSSNLISHQRIHTEGNS